The Chloracidobacterium sp. genome includes a window with the following:
- a CDS encoding DUF1800 domain-containing protein has protein sequence MPRPSQRLGFAFASLLCLCAPPTPLAAVSLDASLVKTTTTLTEDQRILHVLNRLGYGPRPGDVERVRRMGLRQYIAQQLHPEMIDDSALEARLKKLPMLNVPTAELVKLEAQAREMRRELVRRNGDEPLNAAGDSPVKRSPEERRRLRERYHMAFGDGREPRRIVSDLQQAKVLRAVYSERQLLEVMTDFWFNHFNVFAGKGLVRVFLSEYERDVIRPHALGRFEDLLRATAHSPAMLFYLDNWQSVTPDLKPPSDGRRSPAGLRPGMGRLGQSPPGWGGFGRGRLGRGGVFNQRSGVRRPFPSPPTTPAARPPLNPGNPGAAQRRRPGVNENYARELLELHTLGVDGGYTQKDVQEVARCFTGWSIHQPFGDQRRNRLGRFDAPDLPPGSFVFRDWAHDQGEKVVLGVKIPAGGGKRDGDTVLTLLARHPSTAKFIATKLCRRFVADEPPASLVTAVAATFERTQGDIRACLQTIFDAPEFFAPEAYRAKVRTPLELVAAALRAVNADISDAQAVVGALARLGMPLYGCQPPTGYKDVAEAWVNTGALLNRLNFALVLASGKLPGVKVPEASVNAEGAALVDALLARYVGGEVSPMTRTALLEVVADPTQLKVRRPVATDADAMAVPEEEDDDIEEGDDTPAMRRSLRTAGKPFGLGVTPAIRRYDLALEALAQPGATLPLTAQLTGLILGSPEFQRR, from the coding sequence ATGCCTCGTCCGTCCCAGAGGCTGGGTTTTGCTTTTGCCAGCCTCCTTTGTCTCTGTGCTCCACCGACGCCGTTGGCGGCGGTTTCGCTCGACGCGTCCCTGGTTAAGACAACGACGACGCTCACGGAAGACCAGCGTATTCTTCACGTCCTCAATCGGTTGGGGTATGGCCCACGTCCCGGCGATGTGGAGCGTGTTCGTCGGATGGGGTTGCGCCAATACATCGCCCAACAGCTTCACCCGGAAATGATTGACGACAGCGCGCTGGAAGCGCGGCTGAAAAAGCTTCCGATGCTCAACGTTCCGACGGCGGAGTTGGTCAAGCTCGAAGCGCAGGCGCGCGAAATGCGCCGCGAGCTTGTTCGCAGGAACGGTGACGAACCGCTGAATGCGGCTGGTGATTCACCCGTCAAGCGCTCCCCTGAAGAGCGCAGGCGGTTACGTGAACGCTACCACATGGCGTTCGGCGACGGTCGCGAGCCGCGCCGCATAGTGAGCGATCTTCAGCAGGCAAAGGTTTTGCGCGCCGTCTACAGCGAACGTCAGCTTCTGGAAGTCATGACCGACTTCTGGTTCAACCACTTCAATGTTTTCGCTGGCAAAGGGTTGGTGCGGGTCTTTTTGAGCGAGTATGAGCGGGATGTGATTCGTCCGCATGCCTTGGGTCGGTTTGAGGACTTGCTGCGCGCGACAGCACACAGCCCGGCAATGCTGTTTTATCTTGACAATTGGCAATCTGTGACGCCTGACCTCAAGCCGCCTAGCGACGGGCGGCGTTCACCGGCCGGCCTACGCCCCGGCATGGGACGCCTTGGACAGTCGCCGCCGGGTTGGGGCGGCTTCGGGCGTGGCCGTTTGGGTCGGGGCGGCGTCTTCAATCAGCGAAGCGGCGTCCGCCGACCGTTCCCGTCGCCGCCGACCACACCGGCGGCGCGCCCGCCTCTCAATCCCGGCAATCCCGGCGCGGCGCAACGTCGCCGGCCGGGCGTCAACGAAAACTACGCCCGCGAGCTTCTGGAACTGCATACGCTGGGCGTGGACGGCGGCTATACGCAAAAAGACGTACAGGAAGTCGCCCGGTGCTTTACGGGCTGGAGCATCCATCAGCCGTTCGGCGACCAGCGGCGCAACCGCCTCGGACGCTTTGACGCGCCGGATTTGCCGCCCGGCTCGTTCGTTTTCCGCGACTGGGCGCACGATCAGGGCGAAAAGGTTGTGTTAGGCGTCAAGATTCCGGCCGGCGGCGGCAAGCGTGACGGCGATACGGTGTTGACCTTGCTGGCGCGGCATCCTTCGACGGCGAAGTTCATCGCTACAAAGTTGTGCCGGCGATTTGTAGCCGACGAGCCTCCGGCGTCGCTGGTGACGGCGGTCGCCGCGACGTTTGAGCGGACACAGGGCGACATCCGCGCCTGCCTGCAAACCATCTTTGACGCGCCGGAGTTTTTCGCGCCGGAAGCCTATCGCGCCAAAGTCAGAACGCCGCTCGAACTGGTCGCCGCCGCGCTGCGCGCAGTGAACGCCGATATTAGCGACGCGCAGGCAGTGGTCGGCGCGTTGGCGCGACTCGGCATGCCGCTTTACGGCTGCCAGCCGCCGACGGGCTACAAGGATGTCGCCGAAGCGTGGGTGAATACGGGCGCACTGCTCAACCGGCTCAACTTTGCGTTGGTGTTGGCGAGCGGCAAGCTGCCTGGCGTAAAAGTTCCGGAGGCGTCCGTCAATGCCGAAGGGGCGGCGCTCGTTGACGCGCTGCTGGCGCGCTATGTCGGCGGTGAAGTTTCGCCGATGACGCGCACAGCACTGCTGGAAGTCGTCGCGGATCCAACACAGCTGAAGGTGCGCAGACCAGTTGCGACCGACGCCGACGCGATGGCTGTCCCTGAAGAAGAGGATGACGACATTGAGGAAGGCGACGACACGCCGGCGATGCGGCGGAGCCTGCGCACGGCGGGTAAGCCGTTCGGCCTCGGCGTCACACCGGCGATACGCCGCTACGATTTGGCGCTGGAGGCGCTGGCGCAACCCGGCGCAACCTTGCCGCTGACGGCGCAGTTGACCGGCTTGATTCTTGGCTCGCCGGAGTTCCAACGTCGTTAG
- the lnt gene encoding apolipoprotein N-acyltransferase, which yields MASPSTAPVAASWRVRFPNLTPLYPWALASATGGLMLAAFQPSGLPWALTALAPLLWAVVAVERTTTATLLGWFAGTLFYYGSSWWATHSLIVYGHLPTLVAHVLIIIAAGIAALPTALFAWGVHVTTRRDTLLGWWCVPAWWCAGEYVRGELMDFGWNPLANAVAYELWLARTATLGGHYLVGAMLAAAAASVAYAGWSWRQPRFAVAGLAAGALALFIPMLAARTLTPPTSGASPRLTVVAVQPCAPQGTAQADEYARAYARQRALAVEGLQQASPETVRLVVFPESQLAPDLGAPSAEADFLPLLGEGAYVLTNATRPVGDGFANAAVLYAPNGRLAEYQKTHLMPFGEYVPFGRYLPIKLPTLATEAVPGARIETLPLNADIRLGVGVCFESAFPSLHRMFRRQGANLLINLANDGWFGPTPGSERHLRHLVYRAIETGCPLVRVTNDGVSALIDADGRLRATTPKGRPEVRVWTVQPASPETTPYVVVGDLFAWSCLVVVAGALLWTLWLRIQFYAEAVIDLVAGE from the coding sequence ATGGCGTCACCGTCCACGGCTCCCGTCGCTGCGTCTTGGCGCGTGCGGTTTCCGAACCTAACCCCGCTATATCCGTGGGCGCTCGCATCGGCGACGGGCGGACTGATGCTTGCAGCCTTTCAACCATCCGGCCTGCCGTGGGCGCTTACGGCGCTCGCGCCGCTGCTGTGGGCGGTCGTCGCCGTCGAACGCACGACGACGGCGACCCTACTTGGCTGGTTCGCCGGGACGCTTTTCTATTACGGGTCAAGCTGGTGGGCGACCCATTCGCTCATCGTGTACGGTCACCTGCCGACGCTCGTTGCGCACGTACTGATTATCATCGCTGCCGGGATTGCAGCGCTCCCAACAGCATTGTTTGCGTGGGGCGTCCACGTGACGACGCGCCGGGACACCCTGCTCGGCTGGTGGTGTGTTCCGGCATGGTGGTGCGCCGGCGAGTACGTGCGTGGCGAACTGATGGACTTCGGATGGAACCCGCTAGCCAACGCCGTCGCCTATGAGCTGTGGTTGGCGCGCACTGCGACACTGGGTGGACATTATCTGGTCGGGGCGATGCTCGCGGCGGCGGCCGCCAGCGTCGCCTACGCTGGATGGTCTTGGCGGCAGCCGCGTTTCGCTGTCGCAGGTTTGGCGGCTGGCGCGTTGGCCCTGTTCATTCCAATGCTGGCGGCGAGGACTTTGACGCCGCCCACCTCTGGCGCATCGCCGAGGCTGACGGTCGTGGCGGTGCAACCATGTGCGCCGCAGGGAACGGCGCAGGCTGACGAATACGCCCGCGCCTACGCCCGGCAGCGCGCCTTGGCGGTCGAGGGGTTGCAGCAGGCTTCACCGGAGACTGTCAGACTGGTGGTGTTCCCGGAGTCACAGCTTGCGCCTGATTTGGGCGCGCCTAGCGCAGAAGCTGATTTCCTCCCGTTACTAGGCGAAGGGGCGTATGTTTTGACCAATGCGACACGCCCTGTCGGCGACGGTTTCGCCAACGCCGCCGTCCTCTATGCGCCAAACGGGCGACTAGCGGAGTACCAGAAAACGCATTTGATGCCGTTCGGCGAGTATGTCCCGTTCGGTCGTTACCTGCCAATCAAGCTGCCGACGCTGGCGACCGAAGCCGTCCCCGGCGCGCGCATTGAGACGCTGCCCCTCAACGCTGACATCCGGCTGGGGGTTGGCGTCTGCTTTGAGTCGGCTTTTCCGAGTCTGCACCGGATGTTTCGGCGGCAGGGGGCGAATCTCCTGATCAATCTGGCGAACGACGGCTGGTTCGGCCCGACGCCCGGCAGCGAGCGGCATCTGCGACATCTGGTCTATCGGGCGATTGAGACCGGCTGTCCGCTTGTCCGGGTGACGAATGATGGCGTGAGCGCACTAATTGACGCCGACGGTCGCCTGCGCGCCACGACGCCTAAGGGGCGACCGGAGGTTCGCGTGTGGACGGTGCAGCCAGCGTCGCCGGAAACAACGCCCTACGTTGTCGTAGGCGACCTGTTTGCATGGAGCTGTTTAGTGGTCGTCGCCGGAGCGTTGCTGTGGACGCTCTGGTTGCGCATTCAGTTTTACGCCGAAGCCGTCATTGATCTCGTGGCCGGTGAATAA
- a CDS encoding inositol-3-phosphate synthase: MTEKNKTSVPSPAPIAEPKGKLGVLLVGLGAVSTTFIAGVEAVKRGLALPIGSLTQMACIRLGKRTENRNPRIKDFVPLATLDDLVFGAWDIFPDSAYEAALHAGVLERSLIEELKPVLSTIKPMPAAFDRNYVRRLDGSNVKPATNKYELAEQLIADIENFKRQHQCTRLVMIWCASTEVYLAPSPKHHGTLKAFETAMKANHKSIAPSMLYAYAALKCGVPFANGAPNLTVDIPALIELAQANNVPICGKDFKTGQTFMKTLIAPGLKSRMLGLQGWYSTNILGNRDGEVLDDPESFKTKEESKLSALEYILQPELYPELYKNFSHVVRINYYPPRGDNKEGWDNIDIVGWLGYPMQIKINFLCRDSILAAPLVLDLALFLDLAQRAGMRGIQEWLSFYFKSPMVAPQLYPEHDVFIQLMKLKNTLRHLRGEDLITHLGLEYYD; this comes from the coding sequence ATGACCGAAAAAAACAAAACTTCCGTACCTAGCCCTGCCCCTATTGCTGAACCCAAAGGCAAACTTGGCGTCCTGTTAGTGGGACTGGGCGCGGTCAGTACGACCTTCATCGCTGGCGTCGAAGCCGTCAAGCGTGGGCTGGCGTTGCCGATTGGCTCGTTGACCCAGATGGCCTGCATCCGGCTTGGTAAGCGCACCGAAAACCGCAACCCGCGCATCAAGGACTTCGTCCCGCTGGCGACGCTCGACGATCTCGTGTTCGGCGCATGGGACATCTTCCCCGACTCAGCGTACGAGGCGGCGCTGCACGCAGGTGTGTTGGAACGCTCGCTGATCGAAGAGCTCAAGCCAGTGCTCTCCACAATCAAGCCGATGCCGGCCGCGTTTGACCGCAACTACGTCAGGCGGTTGGACGGCTCGAACGTCAAGCCGGCTACTAACAAGTATGAACTAGCCGAGCAGCTCATCGCCGACATTGAGAACTTCAAGCGGCAGCACCAGTGTACGCGGCTGGTGATGATCTGGTGCGCGTCCACGGAAGTGTATCTTGCGCCGTCGCCTAAGCACCACGGGACGCTCAAGGCGTTTGAGACGGCGATGAAGGCCAACCACAAAAGCATCGCCCCCTCGATGCTTTACGCCTACGCGGCGCTCAAGTGCGGCGTCCCCTTCGCCAACGGTGCGCCTAATCTGACGGTGGACATTCCGGCGCTCATTGAACTGGCTCAGGCGAACAACGTCCCCATTTGCGGCAAGGATTTCAAAACTGGCCAGACCTTCATGAAAACGCTTATCGCGCCGGGGCTAAAGTCGCGCATGCTGGGCTTGCAGGGTTGGTACTCCACCAACATCCTTGGCAACCGCGACGGCGAAGTGCTCGACGACCCGGAATCGTTCAAAACCAAGGAAGAATCCAAGCTGTCGGCGCTCGAATACATCCTGCAACCAGAACTGTACCCGGAGCTGTACAAGAATTTTTCGCACGTCGTACGCATCAACTACTACCCACCGCGCGGCGACAACAAAGAGGGGTGGGACAACATTGATATTGTCGGCTGGCTTGGCTACCCGATGCAGATCAAAATTAACTTCCTGTGTCGGGACTCAATTCTAGCTGCGCCGCTGGTGCTGGATTTGGCGCTCTTTCTGGATTTGGCGCAGCGCGCCGGGATGCGCGGCATTCAGGAATGGTTGAGCTTTTACTTCAAGAGTCCGATGGTCGCGCCACAGCTTTACCCGGAGCACGACGTCTTCATTCAACTGATGAAGCTCAAGAACACGCTCCGCCACCTGCGCGGCGAAGACCTCATCACGCACTTGGGACTTGAGTACTACGACTAA
- a CDS encoding insulinase family protein encodes MMTIPASTSLLTAGVQRYVLSNGLTVLLKAVPSNPIVSTMIWYRVGSRNEPSGKTGLSHFLEHMMFKGTQHLGKGEIDRLTLVNGGRNNAFTWMDFTAYYFTFAADRWEVALEIEADRAQNAAFDPVEFEAEKQVVLEELRMYMDSPFDALEMEVWATAFRQHPYHVPTIGWREDVEHLTVDDMRRYYESYYGPNNATLVVVGDIRPEKALRRIEATFGALPRRPLPDPPHACEPPQRGEKRVTVKKPTPLPRLTIGYHAPEVAHPDSYALHVAAMLLSYGRTSRLYRRLQEQDESVTFATAHYAEHIDPSLFTISAEIKPDHTPAEVEAAITEEVERLAQEPPTDLELAKAKRQTEAQFILGNEEILNQAMLLGEYETIACGPRVTEDARGYRYLDAYLQRVRQVSAEDIQQAAATYLHRDNRTVGWLVNP; translated from the coding sequence ATGATGACTATACCTGCCTCAACTTCGCTCCTCACCGCTGGCGTGCAACGCTACGTGTTATCCAATGGGCTGACGGTTTTGCTCAAAGCGGTACCATCAAACCCGATTGTGTCCACCATGATCTGGTATCGTGTTGGGTCGCGCAACGAGCCGTCTGGAAAAACCGGGCTGTCGCACTTCCTTGAGCATATGATGTTTAAGGGGACGCAGCACCTCGGCAAGGGTGAGATTGACCGCCTGACGCTCGTCAACGGCGGTCGCAACAACGCTTTTACGTGGATGGATTTCACGGCGTACTACTTCACCTTTGCCGCCGACCGCTGGGAAGTGGCGCTGGAGATTGAAGCCGACCGAGCGCAGAACGCAGCGTTCGACCCGGTTGAATTCGAAGCCGAAAAGCAAGTCGTTCTAGAGGAGCTGCGAATGTACATGGACAGCCCCTTTGACGCGCTTGAGATGGAGGTTTGGGCGACGGCCTTTCGGCAGCATCCTTACCATGTTCCGACGATTGGGTGGCGCGAAGACGTGGAACACCTTACGGTGGACGACATGCGGCGCTACTATGAAAGCTACTATGGCCCGAACAACGCCACGCTGGTCGTCGTGGGGGACATTCGCCCGGAAAAGGCGCTGCGCCGGATTGAAGCGACCTTTGGGGCGTTGCCAAGGCGTCCGCTTCCCGACCCGCCCCATGCTTGCGAGCCGCCTCAGCGCGGTGAAAAGCGGGTGACCGTCAAAAAGCCGACGCCGCTACCGCGACTTACGATTGGCTATCACGCGCCGGAAGTGGCGCACCCGGATTCCTATGCCCTACACGTCGCCGCAATGCTGCTGTCCTACGGGCGCACATCGCGCCTTTACCGGCGTTTGCAGGAGCAGGACGAATCGGTGACGTTCGCCACGGCGCATTACGCCGAGCACATTGACCCGTCGCTGTTCACAATTTCAGCCGAGATCAAGCCCGACCATACCCCGGCTGAAGTCGAAGCCGCCATCACTGAAGAAGTGGAGCGGCTGGCTCAAGAGCCGCCGACCGACCTGGAGTTGGCCAAGGCTAAGCGCCAGACCGAAGCGCAGTTTATTCTTGGTAATGAGGAAATTCTCAATCAGGCGATGCTGCTGGGCGAGTATGAAACCATCGCTTGCGGCCCGCGCGTAACTGAGGACGCGCGTGGGTATCGCTACCTTGACGCTTACTTGCAGCGTGTGCGGCAGGTGTCAGCCGAGGACATCCAACAGGCGGCGGCGACCTACCTGCACCGCGACAATCGGACGGTTGGATGGTTGGTCAATCCCTGA
- the cysS gene encoding cysteine--tRNA ligase, whose amino-acid sequence MSVHFFNSLTRTREPFIPLEPGRVRMYACGPTVYNFAHIGNFRTFVFVDILRRHLKWRGYDLLHVMNLTDVDDKIIRDARAAGQSLREFTEKYIRYFWEDADALNIERPEVAPRATEHIPEMIDLIGRLVRCGCAYHSDGSTYFRIASFPRYGVLSGNKLAGNIAGASERVEADEYEKDDARDFVLWKRTQPGEPTWDSPLGPGRPGWHIECSAMAMKYLGESFDIHCGGVDLMFPHHENEIAQSEGATGKPFVRYWLHAEHLLVNGRKMSKREGNYYTLRDLLERGYAARAVRYVLAAVPYRKPLNFTLEGVEAAERRLKRLNETVRRLREARPVAAEATDDATATIAAIRDAFGAAMDDDLNTAEALAATAQLETTVNIALAHGELTESFKTAALAAFDDVQTVLGILDPPETPLLDATIEALIAERSAARKARNFARADEIRAQLAAQGIILEDGKDGTTRWRRA is encoded by the coding sequence ATGAGCGTCCACTTTTTCAACTCCCTGACCCGAACCCGCGAGCCGTTCATCCCGCTCGAACCAGGGCGGGTGCGGATGTACGCCTGCGGGCCGACGGTGTACAACTTCGCCCACATTGGCAACTTCCGAACCTTTGTCTTCGTGGACATTCTCCGTCGCCACTTGAAGTGGCGCGGCTACGACCTGCTCCATGTCATGAACCTGACCGACGTGGACGACAAGATCATCCGCGATGCGCGCGCCGCCGGTCAGTCGCTGCGTGAGTTTACGGAAAAGTACATCCGGTATTTCTGGGAGGACGCCGACGCGCTCAACATCGAGCGCCCAGAGGTCGCGCCGCGCGCTACGGAGCACATCCCAGAAATGATTGATTTGATTGGTCGGCTGGTGCGCTGCGGCTGCGCCTACCACAGCGACGGCTCGACCTATTTCCGCATTGCGTCGTTTCCGCGCTACGGCGTGCTGTCAGGCAACAAACTGGCCGGCAATATCGCCGGAGCGAGCGAGCGCGTTGAGGCGGACGAGTACGAAAAGGATGACGCCCGCGACTTTGTCCTCTGGAAGCGAACGCAACCGGGTGAGCCGACTTGGGATTCGCCGTTGGGGCCGGGACGGCCAGGGTGGCATATCGAATGCTCGGCGATGGCGATGAAGTATCTGGGCGAATCGTTTGACATTCACTGCGGCGGCGTGGATTTGATGTTTCCGCACCACGAAAACGAAATCGCCCAGTCGGAAGGCGCGACAGGCAAGCCGTTTGTCCGGTACTGGCTACACGCTGAACATCTTCTCGTCAACGGGCGCAAGATGTCCAAGCGGGAAGGCAACTACTACACGTTGCGCGACCTGCTGGAGCGCGGCTATGCGGCGCGCGCCGTGCGCTACGTGTTGGCGGCCGTCCCCTACCGCAAGCCGCTCAACTTTACGCTCGAAGGTGTCGAGGCGGCGGAGCGCCGGCTCAAGCGCCTAAATGAAACCGTCCGCCGCCTGCGGGAAGCACGGCCGGTCGCCGCCGAGGCGACGGATGATGCGACCGCAACGATCGCCGCCATCCGCGACGCCTTTGGGGCGGCTATGGACGACGACCTGAATACAGCCGAGGCGCTGGCGGCGACGGCGCAACTGGAGACAACGGTCAACATCGCGTTGGCGCACGGGGAACTGACCGAATCATTCAAAACAGCGGCGCTGGCGGCGTTTGACGACGTACAAACCGTGCTGGGAATTCTTGATCCGCCGGAGACGCCGTTGCTGGATGCGACAATTGAAGCGCTCATTGCGGAGCGGTCGGCTGCCCGTAAGGCGCGAAACTTTGCCCGTGCGGATGAGATTCGGGCGCAACTGGCCGCGCAGGGGATTATTCTTGAAGACGGCAAGGATGGGACGACGCGCTGGCGGCGGGCGTAA